In Allorhodopirellula heiligendammensis, the following are encoded in one genomic region:
- a CDS encoding SLC5 family protein, with the protein MGVESFALAPLDYLAIGAFFATLSIVGYWAGRGEQASSTEYFLAGKKLPWYVVGGSFIASNISSDHFIGMIGSAVVFGISVSMLEWGNVITFSLLIWFFIPFLLSAKVFTTPEYLELRFNAALRQIFAVVTVISNVVAFLAAVLYGGALALSSLFGWDPWFAVITLGIVSGIWAIYGGLSSVAWTDLLTVAVMIVGGLTVTILGLDALAGDGGSLIDGFRIMIERNQATHGQWAEAVAVNTDHLAGGDADAYDRMSLFQAATHPIVPAISLIPFILSVGVWYNVLNQFMIQRVLGARSEYDARMGIVFAGWIKVIMPLITVVPGMILFALHPEILLGPWDQVKPEADKGYVRLIQSLVPVGLRGLLLAALFGAIQSTVNSVLNSTSTIVTLDIYKRMFRPQASDRDLVRVGVVSSIIILAISILLGGFVGRLGGSLFEYIQSLYAFFAPPFAAVFVLGILWRRINGTGALVTIISGFGLGIAIKLYMSLAATPPAWLVPYANQASINWFFCLAVCSCVSLLTAPPRAEQVTDQLTFNWHKMNLWKGLGDRWYTSVVTWWGLFIVTVVALFIVFSGFVLPSLALPSL; encoded by the coding sequence ATGGGAGTTGAATCATTTGCGTTGGCACCGCTCGACTATCTGGCAATCGGCGCCTTCTTCGCGACGTTATCCATCGTCGGATATTGGGCCGGACGCGGTGAGCAGGCCAGTAGTACCGAGTATTTTCTAGCTGGCAAGAAACTCCCCTGGTACGTCGTCGGAGGATCGTTCATTGCATCGAACATTAGCAGCGATCATTTCATTGGAATGATCGGTTCGGCGGTTGTGTTCGGAATCTCCGTCTCGATGCTCGAGTGGGGCAATGTGATTACATTCTCGCTCTTGATTTGGTTCTTCATTCCCTTCCTGTTGTCAGCCAAAGTTTTCACAACTCCGGAGTATCTGGAGCTCCGGTTCAACGCCGCGCTGCGACAGATCTTTGCCGTTGTGACGGTGATCAGCAACGTGGTGGCGTTTTTGGCTGCGGTCCTTTATGGCGGTGCGCTGGCCCTCTCGAGCTTGTTCGGTTGGGATCCCTGGTTCGCTGTCATTACGTTGGGAATCGTATCGGGGATCTGGGCGATTTACGGGGGCTTATCGAGCGTTGCGTGGACCGATCTCTTGACGGTCGCGGTCATGATAGTGGGAGGATTGACGGTCACGATCCTTGGCTTGGACGCACTGGCGGGTGACGGCGGATCTTTGATCGACGGATTTCGCATCATGATCGAGCGGAATCAAGCGACGCATGGCCAGTGGGCCGAGGCTGTCGCTGTCAACACGGATCATCTTGCTGGTGGAGACGCCGATGCATACGATCGCATGTCGCTTTTCCAGGCCGCAACCCATCCCATCGTGCCGGCAATCAGTCTCATACCTTTTATTCTCTCAGTAGGCGTTTGGTACAATGTCTTGAACCAGTTCATGATCCAGCGTGTGTTGGGCGCACGAAGCGAATACGATGCCCGGATGGGGATTGTATTTGCGGGTTGGATCAAAGTGATTATGCCGTTGATCACCGTTGTGCCTGGGATGATATTGTTCGCGCTGCATCCTGAAATATTGCTGGGACCGTGGGACCAGGTGAAGCCAGAAGCCGATAAGGGCTACGTGCGGCTGATCCAGTCGTTGGTGCCAGTGGGGCTGCGTGGCTTGCTGCTCGCGGCGCTCTTTGGGGCGATCCAGTCCACGGTAAACTCGGTGCTCAACTCGACGTCAACCATCGTCACGCTCGACATCTACAAGCGGATGTTTCGCCCCCAGGCGTCGGATCGGGATCTTGTCAGAGTTGGCGTGGTCTCATCGATCATCATTCTGGCAATCTCGATCTTGCTGGGCGGATTTGTAGGTAGGCTCGGCGGCAGTCTGTTTGAATACATCCAATCGCTGTATGCGTTTTTTGCTCCTCCCTTCGCCGCTGTGTTTGTGCTCGGCATCCTTTGGCGACGGATCAATGGCACCGGTGCGTTGGTAACGATCATCTCGGGATTCGGTCTGGGCATTGCCATCAAGTTGTATATGAGCCTCGCCGCCACACCTCCCGCGTGGCTGGTTCCCTACGCCAATCAGGCGTCTATCAACTGGTTCTTCTGTTTGGCGGTGTGTAGCTGTGTAAGTTTGCTGACGGCCCCGCCGCGAGCGGAGCAGGTGACTGACCAGCTCACCTTCAACTGGCATAAAATGAATCTCTGGAAGGGCCTTGGCGACCGCTGGTATACCAGCGTTGTGACTTGGTGGGGATTGTTTATCGTCACGGTTGTGGCATTGTTTATCGTATTCTCTGGATTCGTTTTGCCCAGTCTTGCTTTGCCCAGTCTCTGA
- a CDS encoding dicarboxylate/amino acid:cation symporter translates to MTDDANAPKHSNTLTYWIAGAIVVAIAVALLWPHFAMHFDIGGELFLRSLKMIVVPLVFTSVMCGILGLGDVRRLGKPGATAVGYYLCTTVLAVIVGLIVVNVLRPGVGTVDKARLQEFSQGSENPKQVLRRTLAEESGLTEAEVAGVLHDLPAVEDDIPSTSKILENLALMLVTDNLFQAAAEMQLLPIIVFTICFGALLTTMPNRTRSITTLISEANDALLAFVMILMKIAPLGIFCLVTARFGKAQAEGKFMQEIGQIGWYFAAVLIGLAIHAFIVLPLIFWIVRRENPYRYAAAMSQALLTAFSTASSSATLPVTLECAESAGISKRSSEFVIPLGATINMDGTALYEAAAAIFIAQVIGQDLSMSQQVIVAVTATLAAIGAAGIPEAGLVTMLIVLNAVGLPLEYIGLILSVDWLLDRFRTAVNVFGDSVGAAVVAVTIPEDEIPEPPAYAPTGQ, encoded by the coding sequence ATGACTGACGACGCCAACGCCCCTAAGCACAGTAATACCCTGACGTACTGGATCGCAGGGGCGATTGTGGTCGCGATCGCGGTCGCACTGCTATGGCCCCATTTTGCGATGCACTTCGACATCGGAGGTGAGTTGTTTTTGAGATCACTCAAAATGATCGTGGTGCCGTTGGTGTTCACCTCAGTGATGTGCGGCATTCTTGGGCTGGGGGATGTCCGCCGTCTTGGCAAACCGGGGGCGACGGCGGTCGGCTACTACCTCTGCACGACCGTGTTGGCAGTGATCGTCGGTTTGATTGTCGTCAACGTGCTACGACCAGGCGTCGGGACGGTCGATAAAGCTCGTCTGCAGGAATTCAGTCAAGGATCGGAAAACCCGAAACAAGTCCTCCGCCGAACACTAGCGGAGGAAAGTGGATTGACCGAAGCGGAAGTTGCGGGCGTGCTCCATGACTTGCCAGCAGTCGAAGATGACATCCCCAGCACAAGCAAAATCCTGGAAAACTTGGCCTTGATGCTGGTCACGGACAACCTCTTCCAAGCGGCCGCAGAAATGCAGCTGTTACCGATCATCGTGTTCACGATTTGCTTCGGCGCGCTGCTGACAACGATGCCGAATCGAACTCGCTCCATCACGACACTTATCAGCGAAGCCAATGATGCCTTATTGGCATTCGTCATGATTCTGATGAAGATCGCGCCGCTCGGTATTTTCTGTCTGGTCACGGCTAGATTCGGCAAGGCGCAAGCAGAGGGAAAGTTCATGCAGGAGATCGGGCAGATCGGTTGGTATTTTGCCGCCGTGCTGATCGGGCTGGCTATTCACGCGTTTATCGTCCTGCCACTGATCTTCTGGATCGTCCGCCGAGAAAATCCTTATCGCTATGCCGCCGCGATGAGCCAAGCGTTGCTCACAGCGTTCTCAACGGCGAGCTCATCGGCAACACTCCCGGTCACGCTTGAGTGCGCGGAGTCAGCGGGAATTTCCAAACGTTCGTCGGAATTCGTCATCCCGCTCGGGGCGACGATCAACATGGATGGCACCGCGCTCTATGAAGCCGCCGCCGCGATCTTTATCGCCCAGGTCATCGGACAGGACCTGTCGATGTCTCAACAAGTCATTGTGGCCGTGACAGCAACACTCGCGGCAATCGGCGCCGCGGGGATCCCGGAGGCGGGACTGGTGACCATGCTGATCGTGCTCAATGCGGTCGGACTGCCGCTGGAATATATCGGCCTCATCCTCTCGGTTGACTGGTTGCTCGACCGCTTCCGCACGGCCGTGAATGTATTCGGCGATAGTGTGGGTGCGGCAGTCGTAGCAGTCACCATTCCCGAGGATGAAATACCGGAGCCACCGGCATATGCCCCTACCGGACAATGA